atagaaacaaagaaaacaatagcaaagatcaataaaactaaaagctggttctttgagaagatgaacaatattgataaaccattagccagactcatcaagaaaaacagggagaggactcaaatcaataaaattaaaaatgaaaaagaagaaattacaacagacaccgcagaaatacaaagcatcctaagaaaatactacaagcaactctatgccaataaaatggacaacctggaagaaatggataattcttagaaaggtataaccttccaagactgaacccggaagaaatagaaaatatgaacagaccaatcacaagtaatgaaattgaaacttattaaaaatcttccaacaaacaaaagtccaggaccagatggcttcacaggtgaattctatcaaacatttagagaagagctaacacccatccttctcaaaatcttccaaaatacttcagaggaaggaacactcccaaactcattctatgaggccaccatcaccctgataccaaaaccagacaaagttactacaaaaaaagaaaattacagaccaatatcactgatgaatatagatgcaaaaatcctcaaaaaatgctagcaaacagaatccaacatcacattaaaaggatcatacaccatgatcaagtggaatttatcccagggatgcaaggattcttcaatatatgcaaatcaatcaatgtgatacaccataataacaaattgaagaataaagaccatatgatcatctcaatagatgcagaaaaagcttttgaaaaaattcaacacccatttatgataaaaactctccagaaagtgggcatagagaaaacctacctcaacataataaaagccatatacaacaaacccagagcaaacatcattctcaatggtgaaaaactgaaagcatttcctctaagatcaggaacaagacaaggatgtccactctcaccactattattcaacatagttttggaagtcctagtcatggcaatcagagaagaaaaagaaataaaaagaattcaaattggaaaagaagaagtaaaactgtccctgtttgcagataacatgatactctacatagaggatcctaaagatgccaccaggaaactactagtgctaatcaatgaaattggtaaagttgcaggatacaaaattaatgcacagaaatctcttgcattcctacacagtaatgatgaaaaatctgaaagagaaattaaggaaacactcccatttaccattgcaacaagaagaataaaatacctaggaataaacctacctatggagacagaagacctgtatgcaaaaaactataagacactgatgaaagaaattaaggatgatacccacagatggagagatgtaacatgttcttggattggaagaatcaatattgtgaaaatgactatactacccaaagcaatctacagattcaatgcaatccctatcaaattaccaatggcattttttacagaactagaacaaaaaatcttaaaattcgtatggagacacagaagaccctgaatagccaaagcggttttgaaggaaaaaaatggagctggaggaatcagaattcctgacttcagactatactacaaagctacagtaatcaagacaatatggtattggcacgaaaacagaaatatagatcaatggaacaggatagaaagcccagacatagacccatgcacctatggtcaactaatctatgacaaaggagcctagagtatacaatggagaaaagacagtctgttcaataagtggtgctgggaaaactggacagctacatgtaaaagaatgaaattagaacactccctaacaccatacacaaaaataaactcaaaatggattacagacctaaatgtaagactgggcactattagaggaaaacataagaagaacactctttgacataaatcacagcaagatctttttgatccacctcctagagtaatggaaataaaaacaaaaataaacaaatgggacctaatgaaacttaaaggcttttgcacagcaaaagaaactacaaacaagacaaaaagaccaccctccgaatgggagaaaatatttgcaaatgagtcaacggacaaaggattaatctccaaaatatataaacagctcatgcagctcaatattaaaaaaacaaagaacctaatgcaaaattgggcagaagacctaaatagacattactaTTACTGGAATAGTAATTAATAttactggaatactactcagtcataaaaaggaacgaaattgagtcatttgtagagaattggatggatatagagactgtcatacagagggaagtaagtcagaaggagaaaaacaaatatcgtatattaacacatatatgtggaacctataaaaatggcacagatgaaccggtttgcagggcagaaatggagacacagatgtagagaacaaatgtatggacaccaaggggggaaagcggtggggggggtggtggtggtggtgtgatgaattgggagattgggattgacatgtatacactaatatgtataaaatggataaccaataagaacctgctgtataaaagtaaataaaataaagttaaaaaaaaagaacatagccTTTGAAATGAAATGAGATATATTATAATTACTATAAAATCATCTAAAGTACTATTATTGTCTGAGCTCTCCTCTTTACCCCACAGAGCCTAAAGGGGCAGTAGAAACCTGGCTTGGGAGGAGAATTGAGGATACCAAGGAAAATCTAAAAGACAACATCCATATAGAATCCTAAATacgtaaaaaaaattttaaaaaaccaaaaaaaccagaaaatccaCATAAATTCTAGAGTCTATTTCATAGTAGTGTACTAATgtcagtttcttagttttgacaaatacacCATGGTAATGGCAGTTGTCAATAGTGGGGGtaactgggtaaagggtatacAGGAACTCTGCAATATCTTTAcacattttctgtaaatctaaaaaaaaaaaaattccacagtaTATAAAAACAGTTTCTTTGGAAAAGGGGGAAGAGCTGTTGCTTTAGTTACAGTTGCTGGGTCAACCCTAATGCTCTTAGCTCTGgtggtttttaaaaagctgagagTAGGCTCCCCGAAGACACATAATAAAAAGATGCTTATCTTTTAGGAGTGCACCATTTCATTCtgagtgaagaataaaaaaattaaaaaagaagaaaaggaaaaagaaaaagaaaaaggaaaaggaacaagAGCAGTgttaggttttaggattcttagtGTGGTCATAGTGAACATTtatcagccactgtggaaagatGAAGCCTGGAGGGTTGAAAGGGATGTGAACCACCCGGACTTCCAAACAAAGACCTGAGAGACAAAGCATTCAGATGGCAAACATCGATCCAGGAACTGTCATCCCACCCAGAGCACTCATGATTCATGCTGATGCATCTCTATCACTTGGCACCAGTCTTACTGTATGTCCACTTTCTATTTCATCATAGGGAGTAATGTACTGGATTCCAAACTAGACCCTTGGttcattctatttttcaaattgtgAAGTCTAATAGCTAGTAAAATTAATGGCGACAGAATGGAAAAACAGTTTTTCTCAAGGTGGCATGATGAATTCCCAGGTAGCATGTACCTGGACCATCACCAAGGTTGCTCATCCTATGGGGAGAGTCTCAGGTAAGGAGGTGGACACATGCATCACAGTTGGTTTTACAGCCTGTGATCACACTCTGGGTAACTTTGCGTTCTGTGTGCTTCCTTGGGAACGAGTGGAAATACCATCGAGGATGGtaagaaaataagtaataataatcagggcaataaaattaaaaattgtgggtgggaagatttattttttgtaactatgtaacTATGCAGAGGAGGAAGGGACAAAGTGTTGAGTATAGCAATTTGCTGAGGGAAGTCAAGAAAACACCCAGTAAAATTTACTGAAGAGAATATTTACATACTAATGACTCAGATGAAACCACTGAATAACCAGAGGAATCCATGAAATCCAGGTAGTTAAAGTTATGTTTCTAAAAACTCACACATCACAGATGATGCTGATCCAGGGTAAGAATGTCATGGATCACTAAAATCCAGGGTGAACTTCCACATAAAATAATGTGCCCTCTAAAGATGGCAATTTGACTCCAGCAATTCGGTAAAACCCATTTTTGGTCAGAAACTTCAAATTCTTTCTCCTCCAAGACTTTTTCCTATCTGTGACTATCAGCAGTTATgacaaataattttgaatttcacTTCACACACTTACTCATGTCTATCCTCTGCTTGATGCATATCAGGTCAGAAAAATGGTccagatttttttgttattgttttggagGATACCTACCCATGCATACTCtattctcttgctttcctattcCTTGTATTCAGATCATTTCACAATTTTAGCccattaaaaagtagaaaatataagtCACTAGGCACTTGCATCATAATTTGTCTCCATAATAACCCCATCTAAGGGAAGTTATACTTATACTAGGTAAGGAGTCTGGCAGGTTTTTCTCTGGTGGATATTTCACCAGGGACCATGCTATATAAGCATTTGACTGACCCTCATGATATCAATGGTAAAATTTAGAGATGTGTATTAAAAATTTCATAAGTTATAGTAATGACTTATTAGGGAGCTTCCTGTGCCATTTTCGCTCTGAATTTATTATCTgctatgaaatatatttataactcATGCTAAAACAACCACTTCTAAATTTTGAGTAGATCCTTGAGGGTAAGATACTGGGATTTGTAAAATAAATCAATGGTCACATTTCATATCCTTCTTGGTTTTACACACGTTGATGAAATTCCATTCTCAGACCTTGTCTTTCCAATCTTAAAACGATAACCCAACTGCCTACATCACCACACAAAGacatttccttcctcctctccccttagCTTTATTAGTCTTTATCTGCAAATCCATTCTCTTCTCGATTATTTTAGCTTCCCTTCTTGAATATATCTACTTCTGTCTCCTTTTTTGAGCAAACTGAATGGCccccagttttaaaaatataaacatgctgttattttttatgatgacaagaaaataaaaactcgtCTTCTAAATCCTTACTATTAACCTCAGCATGTTACTGATCTCTTTAGATTCTGATATACTGGGAGGTATATTTAAGATGAAGATACCTTCAACAATATCCCCCCATCCCATTCTTACTTCTACTTCTCAGTTTCCTCTCATTAAAAATGCCACCCACACAGAACATGTCATGCTAAAATATGGCAAGATAATTTCTGTGAAAGAATTCATTTTCACCTCTATGAAATTAATCTGGGTTGAGACTGAGCCATGCAGATAAAAGCTTGTTTAATTTGGATTATAGCATATGTTTttctaatatgtattttaaaaccgAGCAAATCTGTTTCACTCAGACTGGaatagttttatatatagaaaGTTTTTCTGAACAAtctgaaaggaataaaaaaaacataaaaccttTTATTCATCTGAATTATGGTTTGTCTCCTTAGACTAAAAGCTCCCTTAAAACAAGGTACATACCTAATTCatacatttatccattcattcatctatccatcggattgtttattcattcagaatATTTTTGCTGATCACCTTCCATGTATCAGTCTCTGTTCTAGGTGATGGAAATGTAGTAGACAAGATAACCCCCTTCTCTCTGGGAGCACACATTCTTGTACGCTCCTTAGTGACTGATTCAGTATGTTAAGCAGAGTAGAAGCTCTGGTGATCATAGGGTAGGGAGATTAGGCATTATTTGATGTGTTTTTgacccagaaggaaagaaacaagtcACATCTGAGAATGAAAGGCAGCACAGGACAATGGTGAAATATAGATTCCAGAGCCAAATCCCTTCTGCCACATAATAGATATATGTCATCacacaagttacttcacctctctgagcctcagtttcctcacctatacaGAGTGGGTGATAATAACAGTACATAACCCCTAAGACTGCCTTGAAAGTCAAGTGAGTGAAAACCTGTAAAACACACACAGTAATGCCTGACTCATAGGAAGCATCTATAAGCTTCTGTTAAATAAAGGAGATGCCCAAGAGGAAAACATAACTAGGAATTAGATCATGAGATGGTGCCTACTAAAGCCAATTTCACCAGTGCACTCCATTGGCCAAACACTTTAATCTTCcttttgcttctatttctttattttaaaggcaaatataaTAACATAAACTCCCACTGCCTCTTTCATTTAAGTAGAATGAGTCCAAATGACTTCCTGAACCCTGAAGAAAGTTGCATAATTAGAAATAACGcagtgctgcttttttttttttttaactgataaatACAGGTTTAATGATACAGTGCTCTTCACAGACGGCTACAGAGACTGTAAACTATTATCCAGAAACATACAACCACACAACACAGACCACTTAGCCAGATATAAAATAAACTGGCTTCTTGTAACTACCCTGTAAACACTGCAGCCCTTCTTCCATCCAAAAATGACCCTAATCTCACATGAAAACAGTTATTGTAGGGGAATCAGAAACCCAGCTTTGTGGCCAAAAggaaaaaccaaaggaaaaatagcAATTCAGTGGTTAACTGGTGAACGCGGGAAGCTGGTGCCCTTCACTGCGCTGCTTTGCTCTTCTTACTCTTGCTCTTTTTGTCCCTCTTCTTCAGCCCATCCATGTTAGCTCTCAGTAGGTTTGAGTAAGCCATCTGAAACTTATTCACTTCTTTGGAGCTCACCACAGTGCTGATCTTCTTTTTCCCGTCAGTAGCTCTTAACAGACACTTGTTGTCTGAGGGCTCAAAGCCCTCCACAGAACCCTTCCTTGGAATGGGTTTAGTTCGACCATCATACTTCTTCAGGGTGATGAACACGCTGCCCGACAACCGGCACTTCTGGAAGAGCCTGGTCAGCTCCGTCAGGAACTGCTCACTCTCCAGCAGCACCATCCTAGCGCTGCTGGCTCCGCTCCGTCAGCATAagccccaactttttttttttttttttttttctttttcttttggccgcactgcgtggcttgtgagatcttagtttcccaaccaggaattgaacctgcacccttggcaatgaaagcacggagtcctaaccactggactgccagggaattccctcacacTGCTGCTTTTTTGTCCCACAAGTTGCCAGCCCCAGGGGAGGCAGTTTAGGTTGGAAAATGGTATAAACAATGGACAGCAATGGTCTATTGTGGTAAGAAATTGTATCATCACTGTTTTTTGAATGATCACTATATGTCAGGCATTGGGCAAATGAGTGGGTGCATTAAGTGGGTTCTATTGTAATTTTGCATCATGGGAGGCTTTGGGTAGTTCAGGAATGCACCCAAGGTCACCGATAAAGTGGCAGAGAGTGTCTGCAAACCCCAACTCTTGGCTGCAATTGATACCTTATAGTATGTACAAGCACAGAGAATATTACAAACAACTTCTACCGACACCATCTGTAGCTGCCTTCCTGgtatttgaaaatgaatattaAGTTCTGAGTGTTGTGTACTTgtcataaaaaaatatattagagagaaaaaaaaaggaactaaaattattaaaagtcaTATTTCTCAGGTTGAAATTATTGATGCATTTGCAGTATTTAGTAGCTTGTCAGAGTTGCAGCCTTATTTTGCTGTAAACCCACAGGTATATCGTTAGTGTCATCTTTGAAATATTCACTAATTCAATGACAGAACTGTAAATTCTTTTCAGTCTAGAAGGTATAGAGCCACCTGTTATTTTGAGAACCTAAGCAACGTATATTTTGTACATTATAAAATTAAGAAAGCTACCACTGTATGAATCACAGATGCCAATTTGCTGGCATAAATGTAGAATGATATATCGTACAATCCTGGCAATTATGTCAGAAATCAGTCTAGAGTAATTCATTAACACcttttcttcaggaaaaaaaggaggaagctgACATCTGTAACTAATATTATGAtctacattattttatattatgtttttgATTTTATGAATAGTAGGCAACTGTAAGATAATTGAATAGCTAATTATTAAAATACTCAGTTTTTTCATTCAGTCACTGTTC
This genomic stretch from Eubalaena glacialis isolate mEubGla1 chromosome 15, mEubGla1.1.hap2.+ XY, whole genome shotgun sequence harbors:
- the LOC133075651 gene encoding signal recognition particle 14 kDa protein produces the protein MVLLESEQFLTELTRLFQKCRLSGSVFITLKKYDGRTKPIPRKGSVEGFEPSDNKCLLRATDGKKKISTVVSSKEVNKFQMAYSNLLRANMDGLKKRDKKSKSKKSKAAQ